Proteins encoded by one window of Methanobacterium sp. CWC-01:
- a CDS encoding class III signal peptide-containing protein — translation MDFFTDEGGQGAAEYILLFGGVIVIAIAALYIYYTYMKGTLAFEISEDIDSVRASAKIG, via the coding sequence ATGGATTTTTTTACAGATGAAGGTGGACAAGGAGCAGCTGAATACATCCTACTGTTCGGTGGAGTAATCGTTATAGCCATTGCAGCTCTCTACATATACTACACCTACATGAAAGGCACTCTTGCATTTGAAATCAGTGAAGATATAGATAGTGTAAGAGCAAGCGCCAAAATAGGATAA
- a CDS encoding class III signal peptide-containing protein, with amino-acid sequence MEFLKDEGGQGAAEYILLFGGVIVIAIAALYIYYTYMRGTTQLNAAEDVETVRASAKIG; translated from the coding sequence ATGGAGTTCTTAAAAGATGAAGGTGGACAAGGAGCAGCTGAATACATCCTACTGTTCGGTGGAGTAATCGTTATAGCCATTGCAGCTCTCTACATATACTACACCTACATGCGAGGCACCACCCAGTTAAACGCTGCTGAAGACGTTGAAACTGTAAGAGCAAGCGCCAAAATAGGATAA
- a CDS encoding UDP-N-acetylglucosamine--N-acetylmuramyl-(pentapeptide) pyrophosphoryl-undecaprenol N-acetylglucosamine transferase, which translates to MKALFIPCGIGMGHVSRSLAVAQKMEGDGSEVLFASYGEGYQFLKEFTSYPAVELPEIKFYGSAGELDLKHTARKSMDAPFTFLKSIYHESKIIKDFQPEVVIADSHYSVPITCKVLGVPCVLISNELKFNFKEIYPQDRKMEYLESGLERFIQDSAKLSQAIIVPDIPGSQEIPPKIKEKITYTGPLLKKDPNTMPSRDELRRNNNLDPSQRVVLATVGGSHFGAKLLKLMADAADRIRSHRIILVTGPHIDVSSQFFPSKVLVKRFLRDMLSWMKLSDLVVSLAGHTTSMELASLGVPNLMVPIENHPEQMKNALNMQSYGISRIRDMKDLTPSKLAEDINNLLESDDLRLGASTTKKKFLEYQGTEEAVNIIRCCAQG; encoded by the coding sequence ATGAAGGCCCTCTTCATCCCCTGTGGAATTGGAATGGGACACGTCTCCCGGTCCCTGGCTGTGGCCCAGAAAATGGAAGGTGACGGATCTGAAGTTTTATTTGCCAGCTACGGGGAGGGATACCAGTTTCTAAAGGAATTCACCAGTTACCCGGCTGTGGAGCTTCCAGAGATCAAGTTCTACGGCAGTGCCGGGGAACTGGACCTGAAGCACACCGCCCGCAAATCCATGGACGCCCCCTTCACCTTTTTAAAAAGTATATACCACGAGTCCAAAATCATAAAGGACTTCCAGCCGGAGGTGGTCATCGCTGATTCCCACTACTCGGTGCCCATCACCTGTAAAGTCCTGGGAGTGCCCTGTGTACTCATCAGCAACGAGTTAAAGTTCAACTTTAAAGAAATCTACCCCCAGGATCGGAAGATGGAGTACCTGGAAAGTGGCCTGGAAAGGTTCATCCAGGACTCTGCAAAACTATCCCAGGCCATCATAGTCCCGGATATACCCGGATCCCAGGAAATACCTCCAAAGATCAAAGAAAAAATAACCTACACCGGCCCTCTTTTAAAAAAGGATCCAAACACCATGCCCAGCCGGGATGAACTTAGACGAAACAATAATCTGGACCCGTCCCAGAGAGTGGTGCTGGCTACGGTGGGTGGCAGTCACTTCGGGGCTAAACTTCTAAAGTTAATGGCTGATGCTGCGGATCGAATCAGAAGTCACCGCATCATCTTGGTAACCGGCCCCCACATCGATGTCAGTTCCCAGTTTTTCCCATCTAAGGTCCTGGTTAAGAGGTTCCTGAGGGACATGTTAAGCTGGATGAAGCTCTCGGATCTGGTGGTGAGTCTGGCCGGGCACACCACCTCCATGGAACTGGCTTCTCTGGGGGTACCCAATCTGATGGTTCCCATTGAAAATCATCCCGAGCAGATGAAGAATGCTTTAAACATGCAGAGTTATGGAATATCCCGGATCAGGGATATGAAGGATCTTACCCCGAGTAAACTGGCCGAGGATATAAATAATCTGTTGGAGAGTGATGATTTACGACTTGGTGCTTCAACTACTAAAAAGAAATTTCTAGAGTACCAGGGAACCGAGGAGGCCGTCAATATTATAAGGTGCTGTGCCCAGGGGTAA
- a CDS encoding metal-dependent hydrolase, producing the protein MRITWLGHSAFEIVTSEDLHILIDPFITENPSCPCSLEEVRADVICVTHGHQDHFGDTLELARRDGSLVICIHELSKYLGCQGIEALGMNMGGTVEASGVRITMVNSNHSSDLDFLEGMCQPGGSSCGYILELEDGRRIYHSGDTGIFGDMNTVIRDIYRPHLAFLPIGDRFTMGPREAEIAVGWLDVDVVIPMHYNTFPVIEQDPQGFKEDVESSTGATVVVLEPGETYQE; encoded by the coding sequence ATGAGAATAACCTGGCTGGGTCATTCTGCTTTTGAAATAGTTACCAGTGAGGATCTGCACATCCTTATTGACCCATTTATAACTGAGAATCCCTCCTGTCCCTGTAGTTTAGAGGAGGTACGGGCCGATGTGATCTGCGTCACCCACGGACACCAGGACCACTTCGGGGACACCCTGGAACTGGCCCGCAGGGATGGTTCCCTGGTGATCTGCATCCATGAACTATCCAAATACCTGGGATGTCAGGGGATCGAGGCGCTGGGCATGAACATGGGTGGTACCGTGGAGGCCAGTGGCGTCCGGATAACCATGGTCAACTCCAACCACTCCTCGGACCTGGACTTCTTGGAGGGAATGTGCCAACCGGGAGGAAGCTCCTGTGGCTATATACTGGAACTGGAAGATGGAAGAAGGATTTATCACTCGGGAGATACCGGAATCTTTGGAGACATGAATACAGTGATTAGAGATATTTACCGACCCCACCTGGCCTTTTTGCCCATTGGGGATCGTTTCACCATGGGCCCCCGGGAGGCTGAAATAGCCGTCGGGTGGCTGGATGTAGATGTGGTAATACCCATGCACTACAACACCTTCCCGGTGATAGAACAGGACCCCCAGGGGTTCAAAGAGGATGTGGAATCCTCCACCGGAGCAACGGTAGTGGTTTTAGAGCCGGGTGAGACTTACCAGGAGTGA
- a CDS encoding Era-like GTP-binding protein: MFKIFRRNYFRDVFYKLIGKNKKLKIGFYGHPNSGKTTLANRMTTDWIGQPLGIVSEVPHETRRVYRQEHVTLKQDGLELDFDIIDTPGIATKIDYKDFLEFGLSEEEAKERAKEATKGIIEAIKWLDDVTGVLLVVDATQDPLTQANITIMGNLEARKIPFLIVANKIDLPEASTERIKAVFPQHRVVPISALQGENVEDLYQTMVNHF, translated from the coding sequence ATGTTCAAGATTTTCAGGCGAAACTACTTTCGCGATGTATTCTACAAACTCATTGGAAAAAATAAAAAACTTAAAATCGGATTTTATGGACATCCCAACTCCGGGAAAACTACCCTGGCTAACCGGATGACCACGGACTGGATCGGCCAGCCCCTGGGAATAGTGTCAGAGGTTCCACACGAAACCCGCCGGGTGTACCGTCAGGAACACGTAACCCTCAAACAGGATGGTCTAGAACTGGACTTCGACATCATCGACACCCCCGGGATCGCCACCAAGATCGACTATAAAGACTTTCTGGAATTCGGCCTATCAGAGGAAGAAGCCAAAGAAAGGGCTAAAGAGGCGACTAAGGGAATAATTGAAGCCATAAAATGGTTGGATGATGTTACCGGTGTGCTTTTAGTGGTGGACGCCACCCAGGACCCCCTGACCCAGGCCAACATCACCATCATGGGCAACCTGGAAGCCCGTAAGATACCCTTCCTCATAGTGGCCAACAAAATAGACCTTCCCGAGGCCTCCACCGAGAGGATCAAGGCGGTTTTCCCCCAGCACAGGGTGGTACCCATCTCCGCATTGCAGGGAGAGAATGTGGAAGACCTCTACCAGACCATGGTTAACCATTTCTAG
- a CDS encoding DUF2073 domain-containing protein, translating to MDETNNSIKMDFLSSDALKNRSSMEKIAMIVDKVKNGDLLVMEGGLTPSEEAELIETTMREIDVENFLGIDIYTLEKDQSTFFGLSKRKTVGITIIGPANVMKTVKRKSNFLSMIAQLGGADAPVH from the coding sequence ATGGATGAAACTAACAACAGTATCAAGATGGATTTCCTCTCATCCGATGCTCTCAAAAACCGTTCCAGCATGGAAAAAATTGCCATGATCGTGGATAAGGTGAAAAATGGCGATCTCCTGGTTATGGAGGGAGGCCTCACCCCCAGCGAGGAAGCCGAACTCATCGAAACCACCATGCGGGAGATCGATGTGGAGAACTTCCTGGGCATCGATATCTACACCCTGGAGAAGGACCAGAGCACATTCTTCGGCCTGTCCAAGCGTAAAACCGTGGGCATAACCATCATTGGCCCGGCCAATGTCATGAAAACCGTTAAAAGGAAATCCAACTTCCTGTCCATGATCGCCCAGCTGGGTGGTGCCGATGCACCGGTGCATTAA
- a CDS encoding OapC/ArvC family zinc-ribbon domain-containing protein — protein sequence MHRCIKCQAEYQTSDKLLEGCPQCGSKFFEYHQEGKAPKIREARGDSIETIMVHEHGVYEVDLPSLLDDDSIIVSDEEGKYVIDLNFLFKKRMKEKKRI from the coding sequence ATGCACCGGTGCATTAAGTGCCAGGCCGAGTACCAAACTTCGGATAAGCTCCTGGAGGGTTGTCCGCAGTGTGGTAGTAAGTTCTTTGAATACCACCAGGAGGGAAAGGCCCCTAAAATAAGAGAAGCCAGGGGAGATTCCATTGAGACCATCATGGTCCATGAACATGGAGTATACGAGGTGGACCTGCCCAGCCTCCTGGATGATGACTCCATCATCGTCTCTGATGAGGAGGGGAAGTACGTCATTGACCTTAACTTCCTTTTTAAAAAGAGGATGAAGGAGAAAAAAAGGATCTAA
- a CDS encoding DUF4332 domain-containing protein: MNEDYYLDFQRYPLETWKGELKESKLLPSRQILKEDLEARFKVLKEQGISNLQELMDALKTPGKARDFASQTGLPEDYLLVLRREVMSLKPGPVNLSKFPGVNAGAIKKLEEAGIKTTLHLFRRVKTPQNREELADELGVPREDILELTQLTDLSRVKWVGPVFARIILDSGTNTVEKLSKAKSGPLYGRLLDINQEKGYTKARFVESDLSLCIEFAKKVPIIIEY, translated from the coding sequence ATGAATGAAGATTACTATTTAGACTTCCAGAGGTACCCCCTAGAAACTTGGAAAGGGGAGTTGAAAGAATCAAAACTCCTCCCCAGCCGGCAGATATTAAAAGAAGACCTGGAAGCTAGGTTTAAGGTTCTAAAAGAGCAAGGGATTTCTAACCTGCAGGAACTGATGGATGCTTTGAAAACACCTGGAAAGGCCCGTGATTTTGCTTCCCAAACCGGACTGCCAGAGGATTACCTTCTAGTTTTGAGGAGGGAAGTTATGAGTCTGAAACCCGGGCCAGTTAATCTTTCCAAATTCCCGGGGGTTAATGCGGGCGCCATTAAAAAATTGGAGGAAGCGGGGATAAAAACCACCCTACACCTTTTCAGGAGGGTGAAAACTCCCCAAAATAGGGAAGAACTGGCGGATGAGTTGGGAGTGCCTCGGGAGGATATCCTGGAACTTACCCAGCTGACTGATCTGTCCCGGGTTAAATGGGTGGGGCCGGTCTTTGCCCGGATAATTTTAGATTCTGGAACCAATACTGTGGAAAAATTGTCCAAAGCTAAAAGCGGCCCGTTGTATGGAAGATTATTGGATATAAACCAAGAAAAGGGATACACCAAGGCCCGTTTTGTGGAAAGCGACCTGAGTTTGTGTATCGAATTTGCTAAAAAAGTCCCTATAATCATCGAGTATTAA
- a CDS encoding flavodoxin domain-containing protein, which yields MLKTLIIYESKYGTTRKVAKYLSLVLGPARYCTTSQFQPEYEDFDLVIVGSPIYSGKILPPVSRFLEDQAEWLEGKLVALFSTSISPEDGYEKLVDMEKILGKDVPKKALGGTLKLDSLDSDDQRDLELFSEMVGFPLEDMDLFNLEEVLEYALELKNIRDNLLPAMPTAELQEAVERFLKSHNTCTLSTSFQERVRSTPIEYTYHQGHLYLLSEGGEKFANLLRNNQVSVAVYEDYTTMNNLAGMQISGEASLVETEDEYQDIISMKGLNVNMIRNLPFNMNIIKIKVNRIEFLYSEFARKGYGTKQILNFQ from the coding sequence ATGCTGAAAACGCTGATAATATATGAATCTAAATATGGAACCACCCGTAAGGTGGCCAAATATTTATCACTGGTTTTGGGGCCGGCACGATACTGTACCACCAGCCAATTCCAGCCGGAATATGAGGACTTTGACCTGGTAATTGTGGGGTCACCCATCTACAGTGGGAAGATCCTGCCACCGGTATCCCGATTCCTGGAAGACCAAGCAGAGTGGTTGGAAGGTAAGTTAGTTGCCCTGTTCTCTACCAGCATAAGTCCTGAAGATGGCTATGAAAAATTGGTGGATATGGAGAAGATCCTCGGGAAAGACGTCCCCAAGAAGGCCCTGGGCGGTACCTTAAAACTGGATAGTTTGGACTCGGATGATCAGAGGGATCTGGAGCTTTTTAGTGAGATGGTGGGATTCCCCCTGGAGGATATGGACCTTTTCAACCTGGAAGAGGTCTTAGAATACGCCCTGGAACTAAAAAATATTCGGGATAATCTCCTGCCAGCCATGCCCACCGCAGAGCTGCAAGAAGCTGTGGAAAGGTTTCTAAAAAGCCACAACACCTGCACCCTCTCCACCTCCTTCCAGGAACGGGTGAGGTCCACCCCCATCGAGTACACCTACCACCAGGGACATCTCTATCTGTTGAGTGAAGGTGGGGAAAAATTTGCCAACCTCCTCCGGAATAACCAGGTATCGGTGGCGGTGTATGAGGATTACACCACCATGAACAACCTGGCCGGGATGCAAATCAGTGGTGAAGCTTCTCTAGTTGAAACTGAGGATGAATATCAGGATATAATATCCATGAAGGGGTTAAACGTGAATATGATTCGAAATCTGCCCTTCAACATGAATATCATAAAAATAAAAGTCAACAGAATAGAATTTTTGTACTCTGAATTCGCCCGAAAAGGCTATGGGACTAAACAGATTCTTAACTTCCAATAG
- the rqcH gene encoding ribosome rescue protein RqcH, producing MKSMSNVDVYAICQELNDILMDSRMQKAYQPNKDTVLIRFHVAGQGRVDLILQAGVRVHTTHYPPPNPQVPPSFPMLLRKYLKNATVVGVRQHHFDRILEVDLQKEQRYRLVVELFSPGNIILLDEEDRIMLPLKRRLLRERKLASHEEYQYPAEKGINPLDLKYQDLEDLFKESDSDVIRTLARSGLGGLYAEEVMLRAGVDKKKPSPDLEESEVQQIFAAINSIFQPLKDQDLHPQIIQGDKEDVLPLDLEFYKGKEQKSFETFNQALDEFYSSKFGEDIKKEQEDVWKVEVGKFEKRLRIQEETLEGFHRTIAESTRKGDLMYSHYQQLQALIDTIQSALQNHSFKEIATTFKKAKKEGVKEVQIIESMDKMGVVTLKVEGEYLNLDPRLNIPENAEIYYNRGKKAKRKIPGVKMAIERTRKELEKVKAKRELALERVKIPQKRVKREFKWFEKMRWFLSSDGHLVVGGRDATTNDLVVKRHLEGNDIYLHSDIHGAPSVVIKRGDTEITEETIREASNLAASFSSAWGKGYSSQDVYWVHPDQVSKTPQSGEFLARGAFIIRGSRNYIRGVPLEVAVGVVDYQGERLMAGPREAVSQYTDKYVVLKPGYRKKEELSREIRKHLNRDDVVSLEDIIRVLPSGKCDVVEKVG from the coding sequence ATGAAATCCATGTCCAATGTAGATGTTTACGCCATATGCCAGGAATTAAACGACATCCTGATGGATAGTCGCATGCAAAAAGCTTACCAGCCCAATAAGGATACTGTTCTCATAAGATTCCATGTAGCCGGCCAGGGCCGGGTGGATCTTATCCTGCAGGCCGGGGTGCGGGTGCACACCACCCACTATCCTCCCCCCAATCCCCAGGTCCCGCCCTCTTTTCCCATGCTACTGCGCAAGTACCTGAAAAATGCCACGGTGGTAGGGGTCCGGCAACACCACTTTGACCGTATCCTGGAGGTGGACCTCCAGAAAGAACAGCGATACCGGCTGGTTGTAGAACTTTTCTCTCCGGGTAATATAATACTTTTGGATGAGGAGGATCGGATCATGCTCCCCTTAAAAAGGAGACTGCTCCGGGAGAGAAAGCTGGCCTCCCATGAAGAGTACCAGTACCCGGCTGAAAAGGGTATTAATCCCCTGGATTTAAAGTACCAGGACTTGGAGGATCTTTTTAAAGAATCAGATTCCGATGTGATCCGCACCCTGGCCCGCAGTGGCCTGGGGGGACTGTACGCCGAGGAGGTTATGCTCCGGGCCGGTGTGGATAAGAAGAAGCCCAGTCCGGACCTGGAAGAAAGTGAAGTGCAGCAGATCTTTGCAGCTATCAACAGTATATTCCAGCCCCTGAAGGACCAGGACCTGCACCCCCAGATCATCCAGGGAGATAAGGAGGATGTGCTGCCCCTGGATCTGGAGTTCTATAAAGGGAAGGAGCAGAAAAGTTTTGAAACCTTTAACCAGGCCCTGGATGAATTTTACAGCAGCAAGTTCGGGGAGGATATCAAGAAGGAACAGGAAGATGTGTGGAAGGTGGAGGTGGGTAAGTTTGAAAAACGGCTGCGCATACAGGAGGAGACCCTGGAGGGCTTTCACCGCACCATAGCTGAATCCACCCGAAAGGGGGATTTAATGTACTCCCATTACCAGCAACTCCAGGCTCTCATCGACACCATACAATCCGCTTTACAGAACCATTCCTTCAAGGAGATCGCCACCACCTTCAAGAAGGCCAAAAAGGAGGGAGTTAAGGAGGTCCAGATCATTGAGTCCATGGATAAAATGGGAGTCGTCACCCTTAAAGTGGAGGGTGAATACCTGAATCTGGATCCCCGGCTAAATATTCCCGAGAATGCTGAAATATATTATAATCGGGGTAAAAAGGCCAAAAGGAAGATCCCGGGGGTGAAAATGGCCATCGAACGCACCCGTAAGGAACTGGAGAAAGTGAAGGCCAAAAGAGAACTGGCCCTGGAACGGGTGAAAATACCCCAGAAACGGGTTAAAAGGGAGTTCAAATGGTTCGAGAAGATGCGCTGGTTCTTATCCTCCGACGGTCACCTGGTGGTGGGGGGACGGGATGCCACCACCAATGACCTGGTGGTGAAGCGTCACCTGGAAGGTAATGATATCTATCTGCACAGCGACATCCACGGAGCACCCTCGGTGGTTATTAAAAGGGGGGATACTGAAATAACCGAAGAAACCATCCGGGAAGCGTCTAACCTGGCCGCGTCCTTTTCCAGTGCCTGGGGTAAGGGTTACAGCAGCCAGGATGTCTACTGGGTGCACCCGGACCAGGTTTCTAAAACCCCCCAGTCCGGGGAGTTTCTGGCCCGGGGTGCCTTCATAATCCGGGGCAGCCGCAACTACATCCGGGGGGTGCCCCTGGAAGTGGCGGTGGGGGTGGTGGATTATCAGGGGGAACGTTTGATGGCCGGGCCCCGGGAGGCCGTCTCCCAGTACACAGATAAATATGTGGTCTTGAAGCCTGGTTACCGTAAAAAGGAGGAGTTGAGCCGGGAGATCAGGAAGCACCTGAACCGGGATGATGTAGTATCCCTAGAGGATATTATCCGGGTGTTACCTTCGGGTAAATGTGATGTGGTGGAGAAGGTGGGTTGA
- a CDS encoding DUF2070 family protein encodes MAAVDNLMGLTKYLVVLPESEISILCMIFLSFLTGTLASYLNPGVNLFDSVVYGGSAGFLIFGLMSIMAGALTQPWVNTLEGRHMKMKQSLFLALVTMLVVALVYVIGSLVSTFTVNSYTIDALVYGCALAFALRTLVIWGTSNISFLQSLPIAATQPLLILSMVMVLVSLTGLETNFGPFSILALVFKAIIACIILVLAIYSFVLVIESPIKRNLGVGGLELLSLFIAHITEGSHALENIFEDMGEPIDTLVGVVSFRGKDGIKGLLISPCVHPGPVGSIGGGNMPTVLAQSMEYFTMVCHGPSTHDFNPVSAQEIKKIENTVTEALDNMEYSSQASQFFRVQCEDATLGAQYLGGNLLLLATFAPHGFDDIEFGVGLSLIKTAEGQEGVENVVLVDCHNSFKGESGRVLAGNKEVFQLLGAVEKLKTPEKKVGIRLGVAENPLPDLDRKDGVGQSGVKSMVVEVGEQKMAYILLDSNNMIQGFRDEIIREVKKLGLDEVEVMTTDTHYVNTLSGGHNPLGVKKKEQITEGIIECVGRALDDLEPVQVGCKTSRLSNIVTFGPTQATELVTTISSIVAVSRIFAPLVLIVALLFAFIWIFYGALS; translated from the coding sequence ATGGCTGCAGTTGATAATCTCATGGGATTAACCAAGTATCTAGTTGTTCTGCCGGAGAGCGAGATATCCATTTTGTGCATGATATTTTTAAGTTTCCTCACCGGGACACTGGCCTCCTACTTGAACCCCGGAGTTAACCTGTTCGATAGTGTGGTCTATGGGGGTTCGGCTGGTTTTCTCATCTTCGGTTTGATGTCCATCATGGCCGGGGCCCTGACCCAACCCTGGGTTAACACCCTGGAAGGCCGGCACATGAAGATGAAACAGTCCCTGTTCCTGGCACTGGTCACCATGCTGGTGGTTGCCCTGGTATACGTGATTGGGAGCCTGGTATCTACTTTCACCGTTAACAGTTACACCATTGACGCCCTGGTATATGGCTGTGCCCTGGCCTTCGCCCTCCGGACCCTGGTGATTTGGGGGACCAGCAACATCAGCTTTCTGCAGTCCCTGCCCATTGCCGCCACCCAGCCCCTGCTGATCCTGAGCATGGTCATGGTCCTGGTATCCTTAACCGGCCTGGAGACCAACTTCGGCCCCTTCAGTATACTGGCCCTGGTTTTTAAGGCCATTATAGCCTGTATAATTTTGGTACTGGCTATTTACTCCTTTGTACTGGTTATTGAATCACCCATAAAACGTAACCTGGGGGTGGGTGGTCTGGAACTTTTGAGTCTGTTCATCGCCCACATTACCGAGGGCTCCCATGCCCTGGAAAACATCTTTGAGGATATGGGGGAACCCATTGACACCCTGGTGGGAGTGGTTAGCTTCAGGGGAAAAGATGGGATAAAGGGCCTGTTAATATCCCCCTGCGTCCACCCGGGACCAGTGGGAAGTATTGGTGGGGGTAACATGCCCACTGTATTGGCCCAGAGTATGGAGTACTTCACCATGGTCTGCCACGGCCCATCCACCCATGATTTCAACCCGGTATCAGCCCAGGAGATAAAAAAAATAGAAAATACCGTGACCGAAGCCCTGGATAATATGGAATACTCCTCCCAGGCCAGCCAGTTCTTCCGGGTGCAATGTGAAGACGCCACGCTGGGGGCCCAGTACCTGGGAGGTAACTTGCTCCTTTTAGCCACCTTCGCACCCCATGGTTTTGATGATATCGAATTTGGAGTGGGATTATCACTGATTAAGACTGCTGAGGGCCAGGAAGGCGTGGAAAACGTGGTGCTGGTGGACTGTCATAACAGTTTCAAAGGAGAATCCGGCCGGGTTTTAGCAGGTAACAAGGAAGTATTCCAGCTTTTAGGGGCGGTGGAAAAACTTAAAACACCGGAAAAGAAAGTGGGAATACGCCTGGGAGTAGCTGAAAATCCCCTGCCGGATCTGGACCGCAAGGATGGTGTGGGCCAGAGTGGAGTTAAGAGCATGGTGGTGGAGGTGGGAGAGCAGAAAATGGCCTACATACTCCTGGACTCCAACAACATGATCCAGGGCTTCCGGGACGAAATAATCAGGGAAGTGAAGAAGTTGGGATTGGATGAAGTGGAGGTCATGACCACGGACACCCACTACGTTAACACCCTCTCTGGTGGCCATAATCCGTTGGGTGTTAAGAAGAAAGAGCAGATCACAGAAGGAATAATAGAATGCGTAGGAAGAGCTCTGGATGATCTGGAGCCAGTGCAAGTGGGTTGTAAGACCAGTCGCCTGTCAAACATAGTAACCTTCGGCCCCACCCAGGCCACGGAACTGGTAACCACCATCAGCTCCATTGTGGCGGTGAGCCGCATCTTCGCACCACTGGTATTAATTGTGGCACTGTTATTTGCATTTATATGGATATTCTATGGTGCTCTGAGCTGA
- a CDS encoding FumA C-terminus/TtdB family hydratase beta subunit: MELKLKTPLSLEETQKLRVKDTVYISGTIYTARDSAHKRMVEEGAPMDLEGAVIFHAGPIIQEEDGQYRMVAVGPTTSTRMNPYEAQILDEGVRAVIGKGGMDQAVSLALKRNGAVFLAAVGGCAALYVQCVRRIKQVFWLDLGVPEAVWELEVENFGPLIVTMDSTGGDLYQEVRQRRER, translated from the coding sequence ATGGAGCTTAAACTCAAAACACCCCTCTCGTTGGAGGAAACCCAGAAGTTACGTGTGAAAGACACGGTATACATTTCCGGAACCATCTACACCGCCCGGGACAGTGCCCATAAAAGGATGGTGGAAGAGGGAGCTCCCATGGATCTGGAGGGGGCGGTGATCTTCCACGCCGGTCCCATCATCCAGGAGGAAGATGGCCAGTACCGGATGGTGGCGGTGGGGCCCACTACCAGCACCCGAATGAATCCCTACGAAGCCCAAATCCTGGATGAGGGTGTTCGGGCGGTTATTGGTAAGGGGGGAATGGACCAGGCTGTATCTCTGGCCCTTAAAAGAAACGGGGCAGTATTCCTAGCGGCGGTGGGGGGTTGTGCTGCCCTCTACGTGCAGTGTGTGCGCAGGATTAAACAGGTCTTCTGGCTGGATCTGGGAGTTCCCGAGGCAGTGTGGGAACTGGAAGTGGAAAACTTCGGCCCCTTAATTGTAACCATGGATTCTACCGGTGGAGACCTCTACCAAGAGGTACGTCAACGAAGGGAGAGATGA
- a CDS encoding DUF6282 family protein, with product MDLTGFIDTHLHTSPDPRPRIVSDVEAGHQAREAGMEAIIIKSHLDSTAGRAQMASKIADFKIIGGITLNLNVGGLNAQAVEASALHGGRLVWLPTIHHQEVKLDEEKLEEVLLMVRDYDLALGTGHLSPREIFQVLDLAKSLRLNRLVVNHPLTRVVGASLEEQKEMSRRAYLEHCYVACMPLHDGLYPEEIAEAIQEVGPDRCIMATDFGQYHNPTPVVGFQMYVREMLKLGISWEDIQRMCRDNPAELIF from the coding sequence GTGGATTTAACTGGATTCATAGACACCCACCTTCACACCTCCCCTGATCCCCGGCCCAGAATAGTCTCTGATGTGGAGGCTGGCCACCAGGCCCGGGAGGCAGGCATGGAAGCTATCATCATCAAGTCCCACCTGGATAGCACGGCTGGCCGGGCCCAGATGGCCTCAAAAATCGCTGATTTTAAAATAATAGGGGGAATCACCCTTAACCTTAATGTGGGGGGTCTGAACGCCCAGGCCGTGGAGGCATCGGCCCTGCATGGAGGTCGATTGGTGTGGCTGCCCACCATACACCACCAGGAAGTGAAACTGGATGAAGAGAAACTGGAAGAAGTGCTCCTGATGGTACGGGACTATGACCTGGCCCTGGGAACCGGGCACCTTTCACCCAGAGAGATATTCCAGGTACTGGATCTGGCTAAGAGCCTCCGGTTGAATCGTCTGGTGGTTAACCACCCCCTCACCAGGGTGGTGGGGGCCTCTCTGGAGGAGCAGAAGGAGATGTCCCGCAGGGCCTACCTGGAGCACTGCTACGTAGCCTGCATGCCCCTCCATGATGGTCTCTATCCTGAAGAAATAGCCGAAGCCATCCAGGAAGTGGGGCCGGATAGGTGTATCATGGCCACTGATTTTGGTCAATACCATAACCCCACCCCGGTGGTGGGCTTCCAGATGTATGTGCGGGAAATGTTGAAGCTGGGAATATCCTGGGAGGATATTCAAAGGATGTGCCGGGATAATCCGGCTGAGCTTATTTTTTAA